The Hahella sp. HNIBRBA332 genome window below encodes:
- a CDS encoding serine/threonine-protein kinase has translation MSTKPPFDVIGKYSVESTIGQGAMGVVYKGHDPDIDRPVAIKMLHAHLMVDQSDGGLLARFRQEAQAAARCLHTNIVTVFDFGVFKNSPYMVMEFVDGIDLRSFLRENMQLSVRQIGDLVIQVLEALDYAHLKGVVHRDVKPANILLLESGHVKVTDFGVAKLDTSELTNVGDVIGTPSYMSPEALRGDRVDGRSDLFSAGIVLLELIAGKRPQKGGLPWTEKEILQFIADSPTLPVQLDRAFSDLLAKALTADPNDRYETGQEFAIALKTLLAPNQVYVPDLNDLAATVIQSKVTFAGRQADQPSTFSSASSSQIALSPEVSLILSQTLAPFLGPVAHHMIRNAAASSTTLQEMIEKLSRHIPNEVERRNFLNTLNRTGIRSMPSETTGSGASRITTIGSRSSIKPGQAGPLTLSGETLQKLTQLLAHHVGPLASRLVRKSVKNSSDMETLFKDLANSIPDESERTQFISKARKSI, from the coding sequence ATGTCGACGAAACCACCATTTGACGTAATCGGAAAATATAGCGTTGAGTCCACCATCGGCCAGGGCGCAATGGGCGTGGTGTACAAAGGCCACGACCCGGACATTGATCGCCCGGTCGCGATCAAAATGCTGCACGCCCACCTGATGGTGGATCAATCCGACGGAGGCCTGCTGGCCCGTTTCCGCCAGGAAGCGCAGGCGGCGGCCCGTTGCCTGCACACGAATATCGTTACCGTCTTTGATTTCGGCGTCTTCAAGAATTCTCCCTATATGGTGATGGAGTTCGTCGATGGCATTGATCTGCGCTCTTTCCTGCGGGAAAACATGCAGCTTTCCGTGCGTCAGATCGGCGATTTGGTCATTCAGGTGCTGGAAGCTCTGGATTACGCTCACCTGAAAGGGGTGGTGCACCGCGACGTTAAACCCGCCAACATCCTTTTACTGGAGTCCGGTCATGTGAAAGTGACGGATTTTGGCGTCGCAAAACTGGATACCTCTGAGCTGACGAATGTCGGCGACGTGATCGGCACGCCCAGTTACATGTCCCCGGAAGCGCTGCGCGGCGATCGCGTGGATGGGCGCAGCGACCTGTTTTCCGCTGGCATCGTATTGCTGGAATTGATCGCCGGTAAACGTCCGCAAAAGGGCGGTTTGCCCTGGACGGAAAAGGAAATTCTGCAATTCATCGCCGACAGCCCCACGCTGCCGGTGCAATTGGATCGCGCTTTCTCTGATCTGTTGGCGAAAGCATTGACCGCAGATCCAAATGATCGTTATGAAACCGGGCAGGAATTCGCTATCGCCTTGAAGACGCTGCTGGCGCCTAATCAGGTGTATGTGCCGGATCTCAATGATCTTGCCGCGACGGTAATCCAGAGTAAGGTGACTTTTGCTGGTCGTCAGGCGGACCAACCTTCCACCTTCAGCTCTGCGTCAAGTTCCCAGATTGCGCTGTCGCCGGAAGTGTCTCTGATATTGAGCCAGACGCTGGCGCCGTTTCTGGGACCGGTGGCGCATCACATGATTCGCAATGCCGCCGCATCCTCCACGACCCTGCAGGAGATGATCGAGAAACTTTCTCGCCATATTCCCAACGAAGTCGAGCGGCGTAATTTCCTCAATACGTTGAATCGCACTGGTATCCGCTCCATGCCCAGTGAAACTACCGGCAGTGGCGCGTCACGCATCACCACCATTGGCTCGCGCTCGTCCATCAAGCCGGGGCAGGCTGGTCCGCTGACGCTGAGCGGGGAAACATTACAAAAGCTGACCCAGTTATTGGCGCATCATGTCGGCCCACTGGCTTCGCGGCTGGTGCGTAAATCGGTGAAAAACTCATCGGATATGGAAACGCTATTCAAGGATTTGGCCAACAGCATTCCAGACGAATCAGAACGCACCCAGTTTATCTCTAAGGCGCGCAAATCCATCTAG
- a CDS encoding glutathione S-transferase N-terminal domain-containing protein, whose amino-acid sequence MFNSHNFDVLGSTLASTLRRWRGTMGSSKTAQPEKAPELFDREGCPHCRLVREALTELNLDAMIYPVPQGGVRHRQRLQELSGGDTVPFLYDPNTDEKIAGAQAIVTYLFRQYRAKQPPAALRESFINLTGSRLATLVRGGKGMKASPSHAPKKPLALYSFESSPYSRLVRERLCELELPYLLVNLSKQQLADLGPAVKRLHFGAYKPLPGSKREAFLKEHGRVQAPFLLDPNRGEGAGLFESAEILKYLNVAYAV is encoded by the coding sequence ATGTTCAACTCCCACAATTTTGATGTGCTTGGCTCCACGCTGGCGTCCACTCTGCGACGTTGGCGGGGCACGATGGGCAGCAGCAAAACGGCGCAACCTGAGAAAGCGCCAGAACTTTTTGATCGCGAAGGCTGTCCGCATTGTCGTCTGGTGCGGGAAGCGCTGACGGAGTTGAACCTCGACGCCATGATTTATCCGGTTCCGCAAGGCGGCGTCAGGCACCGTCAGCGTTTGCAGGAACTTTCCGGCGGCGATACGGTCCCATTTCTGTACGATCCAAACACGGATGAAAAAATCGCGGGTGCGCAGGCTATCGTGACTTACCTGTTTCGTCAGTATCGCGCCAAACAGCCGCCTGCGGCGCTGAGGGAATCCTTCATCAATCTGACGGGCTCCAGGCTGGCGACTTTGGTGCGAGGCGGGAAAGGCATGAAGGCGTCGCCGTCCCATGCGCCGAAGAAACCGTTGGCGCTGTACAGTTTTGAGTCCAGTCCCTACTCGCGACTGGTGCGTGAACGCTTATGCGAACTGGAGTTACCCTATCTTCTGGTCAATCTGAGTAAACAGCAGTTGGCGGATTTGGGGCCGGCGGTGAAGCGGCTGCATTTTGGCGCATATAAACCTTTGCCGGGAAGTAAAAGAGAGGCTTTTCTCAAGGAGCACGGACGCGTACAGGCGCCGTTTCTGCTCGACCCAAATCGCGGTGAAGGCGCAGGCTTGTTTGAATCCGCGGAAATTCTCAAGTATTTGAACGTCGCCTACGCTGTCTGA
- a CDS encoding DUF3365 domain-containing protein, translating into MTLRLKFNLVLGLASCAGIALAAFLVYKLLQENAREEVLDSARIMMQSAFAVRGYTVDEVRPLLALQQKRQFLPQTVPAYAAHRYIGKLQKEYPEYSYREATLNPTNPADRASDWEADIINHFRNNDGATELVGTRPTPTGPSLYMSRPIKITDPKCLACHSTPSAAPQTMIDMYGSSNGFGWKQDEVVGAQIVSVPMSLPLQRADETFKLFIGLLVGVFLVIAVLLNVMLDFVVIRPVKKLSDKANEVSLGALEAEEMPVKGNDEISSLTQSFNRMHRSLANAVRLLDETGEP; encoded by the coding sequence ATGACCTTAAGACTTAAATTTAACCTTGTATTAGGTTTGGCTTCTTGCGCCGGCATCGCTCTGGCGGCTTTCCTGGTCTATAAACTGTTGCAGGAAAATGCGCGGGAAGAGGTGCTCGATAGCGCCCGGATCATGATGCAGAGCGCATTCGCCGTTCGTGGCTATACCGTTGACGAAGTTCGCCCACTGCTGGCGCTGCAGCAGAAACGCCAGTTTTTACCGCAGACCGTGCCGGCATACGCTGCGCACCGTTATATCGGCAAGCTGCAGAAGGAATATCCTGAGTACAGCTACCGGGAAGCCACATTAAACCCAACCAACCCGGCGGACCGCGCTTCGGATTGGGAAGCGGATATCATTAATCACTTCCGCAACAACGATGGCGCGACGGAACTGGTCGGCACCCGGCCAACGCCGACAGGCCCCTCACTGTACATGAGCCGCCCGATCAAGATCACCGACCCGAAGTGTCTGGCCTGTCACAGCACCCCCAGCGCGGCGCCGCAGACCATGATTGACATGTACGGCAGCTCCAATGGTTTTGGTTGGAAGCAGGATGAAGTGGTTGGCGCCCAGATCGTATCGGTGCCCATGTCGCTGCCGCTGCAACGGGCGGATGAAACCTTCAAGCTGTTCATCGGCTTGCTGGTGGGTGTGTTCCTGGTGATTGCGGTGCTGCTTAACGTCATGCTGGACTTTGTGGTTATCCGCCCAGTCAAGAAATTGTCTGATAAAGCCAACGAAGTCAGCCTGGGCGCGCTGGAAGCGGAGGAAATGCCGGTGAAAGGCAACGACGAGATTTCCTCTCTGACTCAGTCCTTTAACCGCATGCACCGCAGTCTGGCTAACGCTGTCAGATTGTTGGACGAAACTGGCGAGCCTTGA
- a CDS encoding substrate-binding domain-containing protein, whose amino-acid sequence MRARRFTALISLALIFASLRAYALTPFSQEDVPTQGYLFEVHGSNTIGADLAPALVKRYLEERGAQNVTVKSAGKENEAVVSGTVQGESIAVKVAAHGSSTGYQSLKSGEANVWASSRPVRDSEAKEHKSRADLKALESEHVIAVDGLAILVHPRNPVKSLTTTQVAELFSGKINNWKQVGGPDVAVTVYARDESSGTWDTFSSLVLGDAYKLVKTAKRYESNDQLSDDVSKDRGAIGFSGFASVHSSKALAIAESDGPAIAPDQLSLATEDYPLARRLFFYTSGRPDRSAIDEFIHFTHSATGQDIVAASGFVSQNIVEVDPKLDNSAPESFRQLTRNYNRLTVNFRFAAGRSKLDNKAHRDLERLLEYLRESGRSPTDLMLIGFADKSGDELRAQMVSELRATAVNRALKERGAEVKAVTGYGQYMTVGATGGEHGASRNGRVEVWVRKDAQ is encoded by the coding sequence GTGCGCGCACGTCGGTTCACCGCTCTGATAAGCCTGGCGCTAATCTTCGCCAGCCTGCGTGCTTATGCCTTAACCCCATTCAGTCAGGAAGACGTTCCCACACAAGGATATTTATTCGAAGTTCATGGTTCCAACACCATTGGCGCCGACCTGGCCCCAGCTCTGGTAAAACGCTACTTAGAGGAGCGCGGGGCGCAGAACGTCACGGTGAAAAGCGCCGGCAAAGAAAATGAAGCCGTCGTCAGCGGAACCGTGCAAGGCGAATCCATCGCTGTCAAAGTCGCCGCTCACGGTTCCAGCACCGGTTATCAGTCTTTAAAATCTGGAGAGGCGAATGTCTGGGCGTCATCCCGTCCCGTCAGAGACTCCGAAGCTAAGGAACATAAATCACGCGCCGATCTGAAAGCGTTGGAGTCAGAGCATGTCATCGCCGTTGATGGTCTGGCCATACTGGTGCATCCGCGCAATCCAGTGAAGTCCCTCACCACCACTCAGGTAGCAGAACTGTTCTCCGGCAAAATCAACAACTGGAAACAGGTCGGAGGCCCGGATGTAGCGGTTACCGTTTACGCCCGGGACGAAAGTTCAGGCACCTGGGACACCTTCTCCAGCCTGGTGCTCGGCGACGCCTACAAGCTGGTGAAAACCGCCAAACGCTATGAATCCAACGATCAATTATCCGACGATGTCAGCAAAGATCGCGGCGCCATTGGTTTCAGCGGCTTCGCTTCCGTTCACAGCAGCAAAGCCTTGGCCATCGCCGAGTCGGACGGCCCCGCCATTGCGCCGGATCAACTCAGCCTGGCGACGGAAGATTACCCCCTGGCGCGTCGTTTGTTCTTCTACACCAGCGGACGCCCGGATAGATCCGCTATAGATGAGTTTATCCACTTCACTCACTCCGCCACGGGCCAGGACATTGTCGCAGCCAGCGGCTTTGTTTCTCAGAATATAGTGGAAGTCGACCCCAAGCTGGATAACAGCGCCCCGGAGTCCTTTCGCCAGTTAACCCGTAATTACAATCGGTTGACGGTGAACTTCCGCTTCGCCGCTGGACGCAGCAAGCTCGATAACAAAGCCCATCGCGATCTGGAGCGTTTATTGGAGTATTTGCGCGAAAGCGGTCGCTCGCCAACAGATCTGATGCTGATTGGTTTCGCTGACAAAAGCGGAGATGAGTTGCGTGCGCAAATGGTGTCCGAACTACGCGCGACAGCCGTCAATCGGGCGTTGAAAGAGCGCGGCGCAGAGGTTAAAGCGGTGACCGGTTATGGCCAGTACATGACTGTAGGGGCCACCGGCGGCGAGCATGGCGCGAGCCGTAATGGACGAGTGGAAGTCTGGGTGCGCAAAGACGCGCAGTAA